The following proteins come from a genomic window of Xiphophorus couchianus chromosome 19, X_couchianus-1.0, whole genome shotgun sequence:
- the cfd gene encoding complement factor D, with protein sequence MVSDKQPAVGVALFLFALISHGEGIIGGREAAPHSRPYMASIQVPEGNTLKHECGGFVVADQWVMTAVHCMPNGANGRKVVLGVHSLSEAEDTKQTFDIMELHNHPDFSIENYDNDIALIKLDRPFNASDAVRAVELLRAGGTNPDTGAAVETAGWGSLDNLGSRPDKLKEVVIEVINRVKCRRTDYFGRKFTNNMICAHKVCREDCVHGMEDSCDGDSGGPLLYNGVAVGITSNGGKKCGQIKKPGVYTIISHFTEWIDNTMGTQPAAAPQEAS encoded by the exons ATGGTGTCGGATAAACAACCAGCTGTTGGGGTTGCTCTTTTTCTATTTGCCCTCATTTCCCATG GTGAGGGTATAATCGGTGGCAGAGAGGCAGCGCCACACTCTCGACCCTACATGGCCTCCATCCAGGTACCAGAGGGCAACACGCTGAAGCATGAATGTGGGGGATTTGTGGTTGCAGATCAGTGGGTGATGACTGCAGTACACTGTATGCCGAACGG TGCAAATGGAAGGAAGGTGGTGCTGGGCGTCCACTCGCTGAGTGAAGCTGAAGATACAAAGCAAACCTTTGACATCATGGAGCTACACAACCATCCCGACTTCAGCATAGAAAATTATGATAATGACATTGCTCTAATCAAG TTGGACCGACCATTCAACGCCTCTGATGCCGTCAGGGCCGTTGAACTGCTGCGAGCGGGAGGCACAAACCCCGACACGGGCGCGGCGGTGGAGACGGCTGGCTGGGGGTCGCTGGACAACCTGGGGTCAAGGCCGGACAAACTCAAAGAGGTGGTGATCGAAGTGATCAACCGGGTTAAATGCAGACGCACCGACTACTTCGGCAGAAAGTTCACCAACAACATGATATGTGCCCACAAAGTCTGCCGAGAGGACTGTGTTCATGGAATGGAAGACAGCTGTGAT GGTGACTCTGGTGGTCCTCTGCTTTACAACGGCGTCGCCGTTGGCATCACCTCCAATGGAGGGAAAAAGTGCGGTCAAATTAAAAAGCCCGGAGTTTACACCATCATCTCCCACTTCACCGAGTGGATAGACAACACCATGGGCACTCAGCCGGCTGCAGCTCCACAGGAAGCAAGTTAG